TTCTTAGCTGTTTGGTCTGATTCTTGAATTCTGGTAGCAACAagcaataaaatccacagTTCGTATGATAGAAACAAAGAGTCTCGTCCGTTCACATACATTTTCTTACAATTCTTTATTGAATCAATGCTTCAGTGAACGAAGTTAATGGGGGTAAAAGAAGACAATTAGAGATGACAGAAAGATGAATTTAGAACCGTTCcttgcttttcttttacagtAGAAAagcaaatttataataaatttactatgaacaaaataattgctACACTTTGATTATTacaaaccaaaaatacaaattttgctAAAAAAGAATAGGACATCAAGCTGGGGTCATGTCATACGTAATTGTAAATGTAAATTCAACATCTCGTTCTTTAGCAGATTCTCTTATAGAGATCTTGTGTGTTTGCCTTTGGCCCTGCCGCAGAGAAGAGCATTCTTCGGAATCGGATACTCATCCCTGATTGATTCAACAGGTGAATAAACtctcaaataaaattgttgtcCGAGATATTGCCGTGCCCAAAACTCACTCCTGACGTTCCACATTCCCACATTATCAAGTGCTACATAAATAGCAGTCCATGACTTGGGATATACCTGTAACACACCAAAACAAGTATTTATTTTCTGCAACATTTCAGGTGATTAGCATTATGCAACAAAATTTCCTTAAGCAAACATCTAACCTGAGTTGTGCAACGTGAGACGGCATCTCTCAAATTGTACTCATTACGACTGGCCGGTGTCCACACTCCACCATTCATTCTGCAATCCAAAAATATTCCAAGATTAGTTCACAAgcacattaatatttttcagttCAGTATGCGTGCGGATTCATTCTTACCCGACTACCCAGAAGTTGTATCCATCAATGTGCCAGCTCTGTAcaatattttcatgattttggaACACAATTTCAATAAAGCCTCTGAAGTCAGCACCCATAACTGATGTGTCAAGGTAAATGTTACCACCGGTTGGCTGATCCTGGATGCTACCGACGCGAAAAACACCTCCAATTTTGAAGTAATCTGCTAGCTTCAGGGGAGTGTCAGCTGGGATGAAAGACACACTGTTAACTGCATATCTCTGCTTGCCATTGACTTGACCAGCTGAACTTTCTAGCTTGATAGTTCTTGAAATGTTAATAAGACCATAGTGGTATGATCCTTGTGGGTTTGGTCTTGGTCCACTTGCTGTCAAATTAGTCCTGTAATGTGACCGAAAATAATCACACTTGggattatataaataaaaatattttcgattaaaaaaaaaaaacacgcTCGAATTACCTAATTGAACGGGCCTGGTTAAGAGACCAATCAATTTGGGTGGTGGGCCCCCCGGGAACTGGGCCGGAGACTGGGCGGGCCGGGTTACTGTAGTGGAGGGTGCCAGCGCTGGTTAGGACTTTGTTGGTGAACCGGGTCGAGACTGCAATGTAGAAATCCTGTGGGGGCTGGTCCATGGTAACAAGCACAGAGTAGGACTGACCCACGTGAACATCAAGGGATGAATAAGTGGTTTGGATGGTGTGGGTTCCTTCAACTTCAACAAGCTTCATCTTGTGGCCTTGAATGCGAAAATTGAGCGAATGTTGCAGGCCCACATTTGATATCCTGAACCTGTAGGTTTTTCCTGAAATGtccccaaaaaagaaatattataaaaaaagaaaaaagaagaaaagaaatgattCAATTCAATGTAGCCACTAGCCAATTTAACATGCTCACAAGCAATATATGATTTGAAATTTACCTTGCTCAACTGTGAAAGATGCACCATTGGATCCATGACCATTGATCAAAATGCCATCAGGGGAAGGCAGCCTGTGGCCTCTATCCAGAACAGCCTTCAATTTCTGTACCAAGAACATTAGATCTGTTAGGATCTTTTGCACGTGGGGGAATTGAACTTAAGACTATAGTTGTGATATAATGTTAGAGGCTAACAATAGTATCAAAGACAAgtgaaaaaattgtttcacTTACATTGTGATTGGCCTTGTACCAATCACCAATAAGAACAGTGAAATCTCCAGCAGGTTCAGGGAATGGAACAGGAATCAAGGGCCTGCTGAGAATCCTGATGCCTCCAAAGCCACCAGCTGCCTTTTGAAAGCCAACAGATGGGAAGTAAAAATAGCTTCCGATTTGATCTTTCACTTGTAAAATGTAAGTGAAATTTTTTCCTGGAGGAATTGGACAGGTGGTACCGTACACTCCATCTTCATATGAATTTCTCCTCTGCTGCACGCCATTCCTGATTCAATTTGCCAATCACAATGCAAAGTTTTAGCcatattaaccaaaaaaaaaaaattacgaaaAGTACTATGACTGTTTGATAGGAAACATAAGAGTGTTGATTAAGATCTTTTAGGGGGTGGACGTATGTATTCGAACCGGTAActctcaaataaaaaatcgtCAACTCCAATGCATGGATTATTCAAAGTTCAAAGATCACAGAAATGCTAACCAGGAGATGAGGAAAGGCTCTGGTAAGCTGTTATGAACATTGATGATTAGATTGTCATTGGTGACAGAATAAATATCAGGCCCTGGAAACTGTCCATTAATAAGAATACCCTGgaaacaaaaatgcaaatcctgttcaataatttttcagaTCAAAAACATCCAAAATATGATcaaaactttcaaatttttacaaaCCTGTTGGCGAACTCCAAGTGGGTATATGTCACCATAAGTTACATTCCATGTGAAAAACCTGTAAGGACTTTCAGCCCTGGCAACAATGGCGAACATTGCCAAAAAATAGACAACACATAGCTGCCAAATCAAAGCACTTTTTGGCAACATTTTGGAAAGAAACCGAATCAAGAAGTAAAGAGTTTGTGTAAATGAATGACCAAGGAATGAATGACCAAGGGAAGGTTATAGAAAGCACACACTTAAATATGGTTAGTGGTAACTGAAAGATGACATGTATTTAAAGAACATTTCAAGGAGGGAAGCTTATAAAGAAGTAGAAGCCAAGCCAACCCAAAAGTGCTTCCTGTCACATTACCAAATACAAAATGCTTAGTGGGGCAGCAATAAAAGCGGTGCTGGGCCTGTCTAATATTAGGATTTTGCAGCCAATGGGTGTCCTCCACGTAAGCAAAATTTGGGTTTTAATGACCTTGTAAGCAGCTTAATAAGACCGCGTTTGCTTGCTTTCACATGCACAGTACATATTGAGATGCAGGTGTGTGCCCGTGATTTCTGACGCGACACACGGTATTTACATGTGCCCATTTTCTCGCTCAACTAACACGCCACGCCACCTTTTGGAGGATCCGCACTCGGGGCAATGGCCATGATCAACGGTGGAGATTGATTCATTTGTTAAGACCCACTTGGAATCAAGGGTTATAAGTGATGATTGActgttgatataattttacGCGGAAACTATGATGGTAATGTGGAAAGTTCCTGAAATTGCATTTGCTGATTGCAGATTGCCTGGCGACAGGGGAATGACagtgaataaattaatggaaTTTTTGTTGATTAAGATGCTGCTTTATCgtgttaattaaaattaaataaatgactcattttatattattgttcTGCATTCACATTCGTGCCaaagttgatttaatttataaatgggACTTGCAGTTATTCTATTTTATGGActgacttttcttttgtataGAAGTTTACAATATCTGTATATTCTTTGCTATAAATTCCATgcatgggaaaaaaaaaattaaaaaagacaaaagggTTAGTCAATATTCCAGTAAGCCACAGCTGGTTGAGGCCAATCATCAGTCAAATATATTGTGctttcttaattttcaaaatacattCGGTTTGGAGCTGTATGAAAGTGCTTTCTGTGAGTAGCTTCCCGGAAagtgttttttgttttacttatGAAGCTTGAAGAAGCGTCTCATcaatagattttataattaataataataatttaaaaaaaaaaaaagaaaatcaagtaTTATTCTTTGATTGCAATCCCTTTTTCTTATAACTCTATCCTCGCAATTGTAAGGGCATGAGTTCGAGACTTCACAATGTATTTATAGGTTTAATTTCCTTCATTAATTTGAGTATCAATATAGTAATCTCATAAAAGATGAATGCTAATTTGAGTAATAGTCtcgtataattttttttttttaaatcttttccCCCACTTTAAATCTATTTAGcctaaatataacaaaatgaacaaatcaaTGTATAAATTTGGTTATCTTATAATGTCTAACTTGCAAGGATGATGATGTACTCGTTGATTTTAACTTATCTTGTGATGATATAGATTTAATGCTTTTCGTGTTGTAAAAAACATCCACATATATTGATGGTGGAGAACTTGGAATGTAATGTGCTAATCAATTCTATAAGGACACGGCtaacccatttttttttattgttgttaaatCATTTCAAAAATGGTTTCTTTTCATTAACTTATTGTTGATAATGACCTTAttaccaataattttaatacacaGAGAAGTTTTTAATGTCATTAACAATCGACCGCACGTACATGGTAGTGAATGATGATCGATTCAAACAGTagcatcaatatttttttttttcaaaattttgaacttaTTAATTAGTCATTTTCTGAATTCTTACTATTTTTAAGTATAATATGTTTGCTTGCTTATACTTCTTGGCTGTAAACATTCTATTCATAACaagcttttaattatttgaggTGGATGAGGTCCACAATCCATATGTTACtccacaaatataaataggtGGTGGCCTTGCAACGATTAGGCTATTAGACGCAAATGATGACCCAAAacaaaacttaattaaaagtCTCAACTTGAAGGACAGCAGCGCACTCtcccaaaaatgaatttttacgTAGTGGATAATTATAAACTATTCTAATAAAATTGTCTCTGTTTCTATTCTTTTcaaaacttatatatatagtagtttttttttttgtttgggatCTTAAAATGTaggaaaagtttaaaaaaaatttaaaatcgtgggattttaaaaatttaaaattaaaagttctTAAACTACacaatttatacatttttttttagatttttccacactttaaaattttaaattagaacatttttatatattagtaGTTTTCCAATCCAAGATCTTAAAGTATgagaaaaatctgaaaaagCTCTAAAATCAtaagattttaaaagtttaaaactaCAAGCGCTTGAACAACATATTTATGtgtttttccaaatttttccgcactttaaaatttcatatcataatatatatgtgtgcGTGTAGTTTTATTGTTGGTGCATGGTTTAGATAGCGTACATTTGTTGGTGGCAGCATAACGCCACAAGCAATGGATTGGTGTCCAACAAGATTAGACAATATTTCAatggttttcttttattacttGTTAGTTTTCTATGTTCATTAGAATATTTAAGTTAGAGTATACCTTTGTGAGTTGTCTATTTTTTAAGcgatatgaaaaaaatgagaaaaaaagaaaatgcattcttttattttattttattttatgtctgCGAGTTACTACTTAGTAGGGGCGGATAATAcatttgataaaatcaaaataactaaataaaatttaaagaattgagCTTTTTACACATGGGACAGActaaaacttttcaaaatcaattagaGTATCTTCATAGTTTCAAAACTTACTGttacaaaattcaaagaaaataagatctttttttgtttcttttttaaattacccTTTCAACTTTTCCATAGGACGTGCCCCAACTGGTGTTAGACGGAATCTGTCATGATAGTAGTGAAAATAACAGATTTC
This window of the Citrus sinensis cultivar Valencia sweet orange chromosome 8, DVS_A1.0, whole genome shotgun sequence genome carries:
- the LOC102606900 gene encoding L-ascorbate oxidase homolog, whose translation is MLPKSALIWQLCVVYFLAMFAIVARAESPYRFFTWNVTYGDIYPLGVRQQGILINGQFPGPDIYSVTNDNLIINVHNSLPEPFLISWNGVQQRRNSYEDGVYGTTCPIPPGKNFTYILQVKDQIGSYFYFPSVGFQKAAGGFGGIRILSRPLIPVPFPEPAGDFTVLIGDWYKANHNKLKAVLDRGHRLPSPDGILINGHGSNGASFTVEQGKTYRFRISNVGLQHSLNFRIQGHKMKLVEVEGTHTIQTTYSSLDVHVGQSYSVLVTMDQPPQDFYIAVSTRFTNKVLTSAGTLHYSNPARPVSGPVPGGPTTQIDWSLNQARSIRTNLTASGPRPNPQGSYHYGLINISRTIKLESSAGQVNGKQRYAVNSVSFIPADTPLKLADYFKIGGVFRVGSIQDQPTGGNIYLDTSVMGADFRGFIEIVFQNHENIVQSWHIDGYNFWVVGMNGGVWTPASRNEYNLRDAVSRCTTQVYPKSWTAIYVALDNVGMWNVRSEFWARQYLGQQFYLRVYSPVESIRDEYPIPKNALLCGRAKGKHTRSL